From a single Streptomyces liliifuscus genomic region:
- a CDS encoding PPOX class F420-dependent oxidoreductase — MSRIEGHIRERLLAPNFWHLATVGADGAPQVSPMWADLEDEYVMVNTSMGRVKEENLRRNPFVSLSHHDTGNPYDRVEIRGRVVRFVEGEVAERAMDRLTLKYIGEDRYPWLLPGERRVMILIEPTRVRHVVGVEKFRPGVLPEPPEAAEPTE; from the coding sequence GTGAGCAGGATCGAAGGGCATATTCGCGAGCGACTGCTGGCGCCGAACTTCTGGCATCTGGCGACCGTGGGCGCGGACGGGGCGCCGCAGGTCTCGCCCATGTGGGCGGACCTCGAAGACGAGTACGTCATGGTCAACACGTCGATGGGCCGCGTGAAGGAGGAGAATCTTCGGCGCAATCCGTTCGTTTCTCTGTCCCATCACGACACCGGGAACCCCTATGACCGGGTGGAGATCCGGGGGCGGGTCGTCCGCTTCGTCGAGGGCGAGGTGGCCGAGCGGGCCATGGACCGGCTCACTCTGAAGTACATCGGCGAGGACCGGTATCCGTGGCTGCTGCCCGGAGAGCGGCGCGTGATGATCCTGATCGAGCCGACGCGGGTGCGGCATGTGGTGGGCGTGGAGAAGTTCCGTCCCGGAGTGCTTCCCGAACCGCCCGAGGCCGCCGAACCCACCGAGTGA
- a CDS encoding carbohydrate ABC transporter permease — MPGSTTLATRRNSRRYAADAGLLFVAAAFVLPLAWVLLSSVDPKADLKVKVPDGVTLDNFDAVLKPDITFTPLLNSLILCGGATLLTVVCAALAAYPLSRFRSRLNRPFLLTIIFATSLPITAIMVPVYALFVQVDLIDTMQGTIFFFAASQLPFAIWLMKNFMDGVPKELEEAAWTDGASSFQSLLRIVLPLMGPGVAVVTVFSFVMMWGNFFVPFMLLLTPDQMPASVSINDFFGNRGTVVYGQLAAFSIIYSTPVVLLYVLVARRLGGGFALGGAVKG; from the coding sequence ATGCCCGGCAGTACGACTCTCGCGACCCGCCGCAACAGCCGCCGTTACGCCGCCGACGCGGGCCTTCTCTTCGTGGCGGCCGCGTTCGTGCTTCCCCTCGCCTGGGTCCTCCTCTCGTCGGTGGACCCGAAGGCCGACCTGAAGGTGAAGGTCCCGGACGGCGTCACCCTGGACAACTTCGACGCGGTCCTGAAGCCGGACATCACGTTCACACCGCTGCTCAACAGCCTGATCCTGTGCGGCGGGGCGACGCTGCTGACGGTGGTGTGCGCGGCGTTGGCGGCGTACCCGCTGTCCCGCTTCCGCTCCCGCCTGAACCGACCCTTCCTCCTCACGATCATCTTCGCGACGAGTCTGCCGATCACGGCGATCATGGTTCCCGTGTACGCCCTGTTCGTTCAGGTCGACCTCATCGACACGATGCAGGGCACGATCTTCTTCTTCGCCGCGTCCCAACTGCCCTTCGCCATCTGGCTGATGAAGAACTTCATGGACGGCGTGCCGAAGGAGCTGGAGGAGGCGGCCTGGACGGACGGCGCGTCCTCGTTCCAGTCCCTCCTGCGGATCGTGCTGCCGCTGATGGGCCCTGGCGTCGCGGTGGTGACCGTCTTCTCGTTCGTCATGATGTGGGGCAACTTCTTCGTCCCCTTCATGCTCCTGCTGACCCCCGACCAGATGCCCGCGTCGGTGAGCATCAACGACTTCTTCGGAAACCGCGGGACGGTGGTCTACGGACAGCTGGCCGCGTTCTCGATCATCTACTCGACGCCGGTGGTTCTGCTGTACGTGCTGGTGGCCAGGCGGTTGGGCGGGGGGTTCGCGCTGGGCGGGGCGGTCAAGGGGTGA
- a CDS encoding response regulator, translated as MSTPSPSRDIRVLVVEDDPVAADAHVLYVGRVPGFTAVGKAHTGAEARRALDRMPVDLLLLDLHLPDVHGLQLARSLRAAGHHADVIAVTSARDLTVVREGVSLGVVQYVLKPFTFATLRDRLVRYAEFHAAAGEASGQDEVDRALATLRAPGPAALPKGLSAPTLERVTRALRDSDEGLTATGVAEAVGISRITARRYLEHLVDAGRAGRSPQYGQVGRPELQYRWVKG; from the coding sequence ATGAGCACGCCTTCCCCCTCGCGGGACATCCGCGTCCTGGTCGTCGAGGACGACCCCGTCGCGGCGGACGCGCATGTCCTGTACGTGGGGCGGGTGCCCGGTTTCACGGCCGTCGGCAAGGCCCACACGGGCGCGGAGGCCCGGCGGGCGCTGGACCGCATGCCCGTGGACCTGCTCCTCCTGGACCTCCACCTGCCGGACGTGCACGGGCTGCAGCTGGCCCGTTCGCTGCGCGCCGCCGGCCATCACGCGGACGTCATCGCGGTGACCTCGGCGCGCGACCTGACGGTGGTGCGGGAGGGGGTGTCGCTGGGAGTGGTGCAGTACGTACTGAAGCCGTTCACCTTCGCCACCCTCCGTGACCGTCTGGTGCGCTACGCCGAGTTCCACGCGGCGGCCGGCGAGGCCAGCGGCCAGGACGAGGTGGACCGTGCCCTCGCCACCCTCCGGGCCCCCGGTCCGGCGGCCCTGCCCAAAGGACTGAGCGCCCCCACCCTGGAGCGGGTCACCCGCGCCCTGCGCGACTCCGACGAGGGCCTGACCGCGACGGGCGTCGCCGAGGCCGTCGGCATCTCCCGGATCACGGCCCGGCGCTATCTGGAGCACCTGGTGGACGCGGGAAGAGCGGGGCGCAGCCCGCAGTACGGGCAGGTGGGGAGACCGGAGTTGCAGTACCGGTGGGTGAAGGGCTAG
- a CDS encoding extracellular solute-binding protein has protein sequence MRPTAVPLLLATLLTATALSACGSDSGSDPDTVKISFKQSTDNSIKVMDTYLADIKEQFEKANPGKRVELVPIKAPDSEYYTKLQQMLRSPKTAPDLVYEDTFLINSDITSGYLKPLDPYLAKWDDWSQFIDTAKEAAQAEDGKTYGVPDGTDTRGLWFDKAIFKKAGLPADWQPANWADILDAARAIKAKVPGVIPMNIYTGKPAGEAATMQGFEMLLYGTASGANESPLYDPASKKWITGSQGFKDSLEFVETVFKEKLGPDVSDALDPNIATRVRGEFLPEGKLGINLDGSWLPQDWLEGSGHEWPEWSQKLGLAYMPTQTGQAPSKVSMSGGWTWAIPSKASNPDLAFDFIRTMQTKENAQKWYIANSGISVRTDVAEDPEYVKAQPGIKFFTDLVASTHYRPAYPAYPKVSTAIQEAMEGVTTGDSSVEEAAKNYDEELKTATDNQVIEK, from the coding sequence GTGCGCCCCACAGCCGTTCCACTTCTCCTCGCCACCCTGCTCACCGCCACCGCGCTCAGCGCCTGTGGCAGCGACTCCGGAAGTGATCCGGACACGGTGAAGATCTCCTTCAAACAGTCGACGGACAACTCCATCAAGGTGATGGACACGTATCTCGCCGACATCAAGGAGCAGTTCGAGAAGGCCAACCCCGGCAAGAGGGTGGAGCTCGTCCCGATCAAGGCCCCGGACTCGGAGTACTACACGAAGCTCCAGCAGATGCTCCGCTCGCCGAAGACGGCCCCTGACCTGGTCTACGAGGACACGTTCCTCATCAACTCCGACATCACGAGCGGATACCTCAAGCCGCTGGACCCGTACCTCGCCAAGTGGGACGACTGGAGCCAGTTCATAGACACGGCGAAGGAGGCGGCGCAGGCCGAGGACGGGAAGACGTACGGCGTCCCCGACGGCACCGACACCCGGGGCCTCTGGTTCGACAAGGCCATCTTCAAGAAGGCCGGGCTCCCCGCCGACTGGCAGCCGGCGAACTGGGCGGACATCCTCGACGCGGCCCGCGCGATCAAGGCGAAGGTCCCCGGCGTCATCCCCATGAACATCTACACGGGCAAGCCCGCGGGTGAGGCGGCCACCATGCAGGGCTTCGAGATGCTCCTGTACGGGACGGCAAGCGGGGCCAACGAGAGTCCCCTCTACGACCCGGCGTCCAAGAAGTGGATCACGGGCAGCCAGGGCTTCAAGGACTCTCTCGAGTTCGTCGAGACGGTCTTCAAGGAGAAGCTCGGCCCGGACGTCTCGGACGCCCTCGACCCCAACATCGCGACCAGGGTCCGCGGCGAGTTCCTCCCCGAGGGCAAACTCGGCATCAACCTCGACGGCTCCTGGCTCCCCCAGGACTGGCTGGAGGGCAGCGGCCACGAATGGCCGGAGTGGTCCCAGAAGCTGGGCCTCGCCTACATGCCGACGCAGACCGGCCAGGCGCCGAGCAAGGTGAGCATGTCGGGCGGCTGGACCTGGGCGATCCCGAGCAAGGCGTCCAACCCCGACCTGGCCTTCGACTTCATCAGGACGATGCAGACGAAGGAGAACGCCCAGAAGTGGTACATCGCCAACTCCGGCATCTCGGTGCGCACGGACGTGGCCGAGGACCCGGAGTACGTGAAGGCGCAGCCCGGCATCAAGTTCTTCACGGACCTGGTGGCCAGCACGCACTACCGCCCCGCGTATCCCGCGTACCCGAAGGTCTCGACGGCCATCCAGGAGGCGATGGAGGGCGTGACGACGGGCGACAGTTCGGTCGAGGAGGCGGCGAAGAACTACGACGAGGAGCTGAAGACGGCCACGGACAACCAGGTCATCGAGAAATGA
- a CDS encoding ATP-dependent 6-phosphofructokinase encodes MRIGVLTAGGDCPGLNAVIRSVVHRAVTNYGDEVIGFEDGYAGLLEGHYRSLDLDAVSGILARGGTILGSSRLQRDRLREACENAQDMAREFGIDVLIPIGGEGTLTAARMLSDAGLPVVGVPKTIDNDISSTDRTFGFDTAVGVATEAMDRLKTTAESHQRVMVVEVMGRHAGWIALESGMAAGAHGICLPERAFDPADLVKMVEERFARGKKFAVVCVAEGAHPAEGTMDYGHGAIDQFGHERFQGIGTALAYELERRLGKEAKPVILGHIQRGGTPTAYDRVLATRFGWHAVEAAHRSDFGRMTALRGTDVVMVPLAEATTELKTVPKDRMDEAESVF; translated from the coding sequence ATGCGCATCGGAGTTCTCACCGCAGGCGGCGACTGCCCGGGGCTGAACGCAGTGATCCGGTCGGTCGTGCACCGAGCCGTCACGAACTACGGAGACGAGGTCATCGGCTTCGAGGACGGCTACGCGGGACTGCTCGAAGGCCACTACCGCAGTCTCGACCTGGACGCCGTCAGCGGCATCCTCGCCCGCGGCGGCACCATCCTCGGCTCCTCCCGCCTCCAGCGCGACCGGCTCCGCGAGGCCTGCGAGAACGCGCAGGACATGGCACGCGAGTTCGGCATCGACGTGCTGATCCCGATCGGCGGCGAGGGCACCCTGACGGCGGCGCGCATGCTGTCGGACGCGGGCCTGCCGGTGGTCGGCGTCCCCAAGACGATCGACAACGACATCTCCTCGACGGACCGCACGTTCGGTTTCGACACCGCGGTCGGTGTCGCCACCGAGGCGATGGACCGCCTCAAGACGACCGCCGAGTCCCACCAGCGGGTGATGGTCGTCGAGGTCATGGGCCGGCACGCGGGCTGGATCGCCCTGGAGTCCGGCATGGCCGCCGGCGCCCACGGCATCTGCCTGCCCGAGCGGGCCTTCGACCCGGCCGACCTGGTCAAGATGGTCGAGGAACGCTTCGCGCGGGGCAAGAAGTTCGCCGTCGTCTGCGTCGCCGAGGGCGCCCACCCGGCCGAGGGCACCATGGACTACGGCCACGGAGCTATCGACCAGTTCGGCCACGAGCGCTTCCAGGGCATCGGCACGGCGCTCGCGTACGAACTGGAGCGCCGCCTCGGCAAGGAGGCCAAGCCGGTCATTCTCGGCCACATCCAGCGCGGCGGCACACCGACCGCGTACGACCGGGTGCTGGCGACTCGCTTCGGATGGCACGCGGTCGAGGCCGCGCACCGGTCCGACTTCGGCCGGATGACCGCGCTGCGCGGCACGGACGTGGTGATGGTGCCGCTGGCGGAGGCGACCACCGAACTGAAGACGGTCCCGAAGGACCGTATGGACGAGGCGGAGTCGGTCTTCTAG
- a CDS encoding carbohydrate ABC transporter permease has product MTSAPPAGPGVVKTAPGPAAPLPPPAGRRDVRRALTRALPVSPAVVLLLLFLAGPIAYCAYIAFTDLQLTGQAESSFIGFDNFKAAFKDDAFLNAVWLTLVFTVLSSLIGQNTLGLTLAVLMQRASKPVRTVTGGIVIAAWVLPEVVAGFLLYAFFRREGTLNAVLDWLHLPSQNWLFTLPILAVSFANVWRGTAFSMLVYSAALNEIPKEITEAAEVDGAGGWRRMWHITLPMIRRSIGTNLMLNTLQTLSVFGLIWVMTRGGPGNRSQTLPLFMYEQAFQKSMIGYGTAVALLLLVVGSLFSLVYMRLLRTEV; this is encoded by the coding sequence ATGACCTCCGCACCTCCGGCGGGCCCGGGCGTGGTGAAGACCGCGCCGGGCCCGGCCGCCCCACTGCCCCCGCCGGCCGGCCGCCGCGATGTCCGCCGTGCCCTGACGCGCGCGCTGCCCGTCTCCCCCGCCGTCGTGCTGCTGCTTCTGTTCCTCGCCGGCCCGATCGCGTACTGCGCGTACATCGCCTTCACGGATCTCCAGCTCACCGGCCAGGCCGAGTCGTCGTTCATCGGCTTCGACAACTTCAAGGCCGCGTTCAAGGACGACGCGTTCCTCAACGCCGTATGGCTGACGCTGGTGTTCACGGTGCTGAGTTCGCTGATCGGCCAGAACACGCTGGGCCTGACCCTGGCCGTACTGATGCAGCGCGCGTCGAAGCCGGTCCGTACGGTCACCGGCGGCATCGTGATCGCCGCCTGGGTGCTGCCGGAGGTCGTGGCGGGGTTCCTGCTGTACGCCTTCTTCCGCCGCGAGGGCACGCTGAACGCCGTGCTGGACTGGCTCCATCTCCCGTCCCAGAACTGGCTGTTCACGCTTCCGATCCTCGCGGTGTCGTTCGCGAACGTCTGGCGGGGGACGGCCTTCTCGATGCTGGTCTACTCGGCGGCCCTGAACGAGATCCCGAAGGAGATCACGGAGGCCGCCGAGGTGGACGGCGCGGGCGGCTGGCGGCGGATGTGGCACATCACGCTGCCGATGATCCGCCGTTCCATCGGTACGAACCTGATGCTGAACACCCTCCAGACCCTCTCGGTCTTCGGTCTGATCTGGGTGATGACGAGAGGCGGCCCGGGAAACCGCAGCCAGACGCTCCCGCTCTTCATGTACGAACAGGCCTTCCAGAAAAGCATGATCGGCTACGGGACGGCCGTGGCCCTGCTCCTGCTGGTGGTCGGCTCGCTCTTCTCCCTGGTCTATATGCGCCTGCTGCGGACGGAGGTCTGA
- a CDS encoding helix-turn-helix domain-containing protein produces the protein MGPEHVAYGMQASFGLPYVTPDLVVAWERGIAAPSTTELTALAGVLWCSPGDLIGAPRTLREHRIARGLAPEDVARAVGLELLVYVRMEEADEWRGNERQSSALAEVLDLSLADLVTVTGHETKLAEMLRNAVTTRWQAYVRPVGKLLPLDRRLVGDVLRALHTEYQGQMVATLSWSGGAAAGEADDAGRDFLDRIVDRFWSVVQRNSA, from the coding sequence ATGGGGCCCGAGCATGTCGCGTACGGCATGCAGGCCTCGTTCGGGCTGCCCTATGTGACCCCGGACCTCGTCGTCGCCTGGGAGCGCGGCATAGCCGCGCCGAGCACCACCGAACTCACCGCGCTCGCGGGTGTGTTGTGGTGCTCGCCGGGCGATCTCATCGGCGCGCCGCGGACGTTGCGCGAGCACCGGATCGCGCGCGGTCTCGCGCCCGAGGACGTCGCGCGCGCCGTGGGACTCGAACTCCTCGTGTACGTACGGATGGAGGAGGCGGACGAGTGGCGCGGCAACGAGCGTCAGTCCTCGGCGCTCGCCGAGGTGCTCGACCTCTCCCTGGCGGACCTCGTCACGGTCACCGGCCACGAGACGAAGCTGGCGGAGATGCTGCGCAACGCGGTGACGACCCGCTGGCAGGCGTACGTACGCCCGGTGGGCAAGCTGCTGCCGCTCGACCGGCGGCTCGTGGGCGATGTGCTGCGGGCGCTGCACACCGAGTACCAGGGGCAGATGGTGGCCACGCTGAGCTGGAGCGGCGGGGCGGCCGCGGGTGAGGCCGACGACGCGGGCCGGGACTTCCTGGACCGGATCGTCGACCGCTTCTGGTCGGTGGTCCAGCGCAACAGCGCCTGA
- a CDS encoding sensor histidine kinase → MRLPRAPRPRSLAGQLFAMQAVLVAVVVAGCALFTYISDRSQAEDAAGRQAMAVARSVADSPSVREAIRTADPTRTLQPYATSVQRDAQVDFVTIMNPDGIRWTHPNKDLIGKHFLGNTEPALLGHPFTETYTGTLGESVRAVTPIYDDGRIVGLVSAGIKVDEISQRVEGQVQALIGVAAAALALGAVGTYVINARLRRSTHGMNAAELSRMHDYHEAALHAVREGLLMLDGQFRVALINDGGRELLDVTDDVVGRSVADIGLPTPLTGALLSGEPRVDEVHLTESRVLVVNTSPVSGGERRGTVVTLRDVTELQSLMGELDSERGFTTALRSQAHEAANRLHTVVSLIELDRAEEAVDFATAELELAQALTDQVVAAVSEPVLAALLLGKTAQANERGVELLVSEDSSIDDGLLPESLPSRDLVTVLGNLIDNAVDAAQGSVGARVTVTAIADAEELVLRVVDTGAGVDPAHAEAVFQRGWSTKPAGPAGRGLGLALVRQAVARHDGTLTVTQAPGGGASFEVRLPLPTAGRGRTKVHAGPESGSGAVDGAGDGSGGGPGLTHEPEPEPTPHGGTV, encoded by the coding sequence ATGCGCCTCCCCCGTGCTCCACGACCCCGCAGCCTGGCTGGTCAGCTGTTTGCCATGCAGGCCGTGCTCGTCGCGGTCGTGGTCGCGGGCTGTGCGCTCTTCACCTACATCAGTGACCGCAGCCAGGCCGAGGACGCGGCGGGCCGCCAGGCCATGGCGGTGGCCCGCTCGGTCGCGGACTCCCCGTCCGTACGGGAGGCGATCCGCACCGCCGACCCGACGAGGACGCTCCAGCCGTACGCGACGTCGGTGCAGCGTGACGCCCAGGTCGACTTCGTCACGATCATGAACCCCGACGGCATCCGCTGGACGCACCCCAACAAGGACCTGATCGGCAAGCACTTCCTCGGCAACACGGAGCCCGCGCTCCTCGGCCATCCCTTCACCGAGACGTACACCGGCACCCTCGGCGAGTCCGTGCGGGCCGTGACGCCGATATACGACGACGGCCGCATCGTCGGCCTGGTCAGCGCGGGCATCAAGGTCGACGAGATCAGTCAGCGGGTCGAGGGCCAGGTGCAGGCCCTGATCGGCGTCGCGGCGGCCGCCCTGGCCCTGGGCGCGGTAGGCACGTACGTCATAAACGCCCGGCTGCGCCGCTCCACGCACGGGATGAACGCGGCCGAGCTCAGCCGGATGCACGACTACCACGAGGCCGCGCTGCACGCCGTGCGCGAGGGGCTGCTGATGCTGGACGGGCAGTTCCGCGTGGCGCTGATCAACGACGGCGGGCGCGAGCTGCTCGACGTGACCGACGACGTGGTGGGCCGCTCGGTGGCGGACATCGGCCTGCCCACACCGCTGACGGGGGCGCTGCTGTCCGGGGAGCCGCGCGTGGACGAGGTGCATCTCACCGAGTCGCGGGTGCTCGTCGTGAACACCTCGCCGGTGTCGGGCGGCGAGCGACGGGGCACGGTCGTCACCCTGCGCGATGTGACCGAACTGCAGTCCCTGATGGGTGAGTTGGACTCCGAGCGGGGTTTCACCACGGCCCTGCGCTCGCAGGCGCACGAGGCGGCGAACCGCCTGCACACCGTCGTCTCCCTGATCGAGCTGGACCGGGCCGAGGAGGCCGTCGACTTCGCCACGGCCGAGCTGGAACTGGCCCAGGCGCTGACCGACCAGGTCGTCGCGGCGGTCAGCGAGCCGGTGCTCGCCGCGCTGCTGCTGGGCAAGACGGCCCAGGCGAACGAGCGCGGCGTCGAGCTGCTGGTCTCCGAGGACAGCAGCATCGACGACGGCCTGCTCCCCGAGTCCCTGCCCTCCCGTGACCTGGTGACGGTCCTCGGCAATCTGATCGACAACGCCGTGGACGCGGCGCAGGGCTCGGTCGGCGCCCGTGTCACGGTCACGGCGATCGCGGACGCCGAGGAGCTTGTCCTGCGGGTCGTCGACACCGGGGCGGGCGTGGACCCGGCCCACGCGGAGGCGGTCTTCCAGCGCGGCTGGTCCACCAAGCCCGCCGGGCCCGCCGGGCGGGGGCTGGGCCTGGCCCTCGTACGGCAGGCGGTGGCCCGGCACGACGGGACACTGACCGTGACGCAGGCCCCGGGCGGCGGTGCGTCCTTCGAGGTGCGGCTGCCGCTGCCGACGGCGGGGCGGGGGAGGACTAAGGTCCACGCCGGGCCCGAGTCCGGGTCAGGGGCCGTGGACGGGGCTGGGGACGGGTCCGGCGGCGGTCCTGGGCTCACGCACGAGCCCGAGCCCGAGCCGACGCCGCACGGAGGCACCGTATGA
- the pta gene encoding phosphate acetyltransferase, protein MTRSVYVTGIDRGDGRQVIELGVMELLTRQVDRVGVFRPLVHDGPDRLFELLRARYRLSQDPATVYGMDYHEASALQAEQGSDELVSQLVDRFHRVAREYDVVLVLGTDYADTQFPDELALNARLANEFGAAVIPVVGGRNQTAESVLAETRNAFRAYDGLGCDVLAMVVNRVAPADRAEIHERLDNRLPVPCYVLPDEPALSAPTVAQITHALGGKVLLGDDSGLARDALNFVFGGAMLPNFLGALTPGCMVVTPGDRADLVVGALAAHSAGTPPIAGVLLTLNERPSDLVLTLAARLAPGTPVVAVETGSFLTASELFGMEGKLNAATPRKAERALGLFERYVDTGGLLKRVSAPSSGRVTPMMFEHKLLEQARSDKRRVVLPEGTEARVLHAAEVLLRRGVCDLTLLGPVDQIRKKAADLGVDLGGAQLIDPQTSELRDRFAEKYAQLRAHKGVSVELAYDVVSDVNYFGTLMVQEGLADGMVSGSVHSTAATIRPAFEIIKTKPDASIVSSVFFMCLADKVLVYGDCAVNPDPNAEQLADIAIQSAATAEQFGVEPRIAMLSYSTGTSGSGADVDKVRTATELVRSRRDDLKIEGPIQYDAAVEPTVAATKLPGSEVAGQASVLIFPDLNTGNNTYKAVQRSAGAIAVGPVLQGLRKPVNDLSRGALVGDIVNTVAITAIQAQAAQQGSAAASPSASSSPTSKAPAQ, encoded by the coding sequence GTGACGCGCAGCGTGTACGTGACCGGGATCGACCGAGGAGACGGCCGCCAGGTCATCGAGCTGGGAGTCATGGAGCTCCTGACCCGCCAGGTGGACCGGGTGGGGGTCTTCCGCCCCCTCGTCCACGACGGGCCCGACCGTCTCTTCGAGCTGCTGCGGGCCCGCTACCGGCTGTCCCAGGACCCGGCGACGGTCTACGGCATGGACTACCACGAGGCGTCCGCGCTCCAGGCCGAGCAGGGTTCCGACGAGCTGGTCTCGCAGCTCGTCGACCGCTTCCACCGGGTGGCCCGCGAGTACGACGTCGTCCTCGTGCTCGGTACGGACTACGCGGACACGCAGTTCCCCGACGAACTCGCGCTCAACGCCCGGCTGGCGAACGAGTTCGGCGCCGCCGTGATCCCGGTCGTGGGCGGCCGCAACCAGACCGCGGAGTCGGTGCTCGCGGAGACCCGCAACGCGTTCCGCGCCTACGACGGCCTCGGCTGCGACGTGCTCGCGATGGTGGTGAACCGGGTCGCCCCGGCCGACCGCGCCGAGATACACGAGCGGCTCGACAACCGCCTCCCCGTGCCGTGTTACGTGCTGCCGGACGAGCCCGCGCTCTCCGCCCCGACGGTCGCCCAGATCACCCACGCCCTCGGCGGCAAGGTGCTCCTCGGCGACGACTCGGGGCTCGCACGCGACGCGCTGAACTTCGTCTTCGGCGGCGCCATGCTGCCGAACTTCCTGGGCGCGCTGACCCCGGGCTGCATGGTCGTCACCCCCGGCGACCGCGCCGACCTGGTGGTGGGCGCCCTCGCCGCGCACAGCGCCGGCACCCCGCCCATCGCGGGCGTCCTGCTCACCCTGAACGAGCGTCCCAGCGACCTCGTCCTCACCCTCGCGGCCCGTCTCGCCCCCGGCACGCCGGTGGTCGCGGTCGAGACCGGCTCCTTCCTCACCGCGTCCGAACTCTTCGGCATGGAGGGGAAGTTGAACGCGGCGACCCCCCGCAAGGCGGAGCGGGCCCTCGGCCTCTTCGAGCGGTACGTCGACACCGGCGGCCTGCTCAAGCGGGTCTCGGCACCCAGCAGCGGCCGGGTCACACCGATGATGTTCGAGCACAAGCTGCTGGAGCAGGCCCGATCCGACAAGCGGCGGGTCGTGCTGCCCGAGGGCACCGAGGCCCGCGTCCTGCACGCCGCCGAGGTGCTGCTGCGCCGAGGCGTCTGCGACCTCACACTGCTGGGCCCGGTCGACCAGATCCGCAAGAAGGCGGCCGACCTCGGCGTCGACCTCGGGGGCGCCCAGCTGATCGACCCGCAGACCTCCGAGCTGCGCGACCGGTTCGCCGAGAAGTACGCGCAGCTCCGGGCGCACAAGGGTGTGTCCGTCGAGCTGGCGTACGACGTCGTCTCGGACGTGAACTACTTCGGCACGCTGATGGTCCAGGAGGGCCTGGCCGACGGCATGGTGTCCGGGTCCGTGCACTCCACGGCGGCCACCATCCGCCCGGCGTTCGAGATCATCAAGACCAAGCCGGACGCCTCCATCGTCTCCTCGGTCTTCTTCATGTGCCTCGCCGACAAGGTCCTCGTCTACGGCGACTGCGCGGTCAACCCCGACCCGAACGCCGAGCAGTTGGCCGACATCGCCATCCAGTCCGCCGCCACCGCCGAGCAGTTCGGTGTCGAGCCGCGGATCGCGATGCTCTCGTACTCGACCGGCACCTCCGGCTCGGGCGCGGACGTCGACAAGGTGCGCACGGCCACCGAGCTGGTCCGCTCGCGCCGCGACGACCTGAAGATCGAGGGGCCGATCCAGTACGACGCCGCCGTCGAACCGACCGTCGCGGCCACCAAGCTGCCGGGGTCGGAGGTCGCGGGACAGGCGTCCGTGCTGATCTTCCCCGACCTCAACACCGGCAACAACACGTACAAGGCCGTGCAGCGTTCGGCCGGCGCGATCGCCGTCGGGCCGGTCCTGCAGGGCCTGCGCAAGCCGGTCAACGACCTGTCCCGCGGCGCCCTGGTCGGGGACATCGTGAACACCGTCGCCATCACGGCGATCCAGGCCCAGGCCGCCCAGCAGGGCTCCGCGGCCGCCTCCCCCTCCGCGTCCTCGTCCCCGACCTCGAAGGCTCCCGCCCAGTGA